A section of the Primulina eburnea isolate SZY01 chromosome 1, ASM2296580v1, whole genome shotgun sequence genome encodes:
- the LOC140835710 gene encoding asparagine synthetase [glutamine-hydrolyzing]-like isoform X1, with protein sequence MCGILAVLGCSDDCQAKRVRVLELSRRLKHRGPDWSGLYQHGDCYLSHQRLAIVDPASGDQPLFNEDGKIVVTVNGEIYNHEELRKNLPNHKFRTGSDCDVIAHLYEEHGENFLDMLDGMFSFVLLDTRDNSFLAARDAIGITSLYIGWGLDGSVWISSELKGLNDECEHFEVFPPGHLYSSKMGGLRRWYNPPWFSEAIPSTPYEPFDLRRAFEKAVIKRLMTDVPFGVLLSGGLDSSLVAAVTARHLEGTKAAKHWGVQLHSFCVGLEGSPDLKAAREVADYLGTVHHEFHFTVQDGIDAIEDVIYHIETYDVTTIRASTPMFLMSRKIKSLGVKMVLSGEGSDEIFGGYLYFHKAPNEDEFHRETCRKIKALHQYDCLRANKATSAWGLEARVPFLDKEFVNVAMSIDPEWKMIKPEQKRIEKWILRQAFDDEERPYLPKHILYRQKEQFSDGVGYSWIDGLKAHAEHHVNDKMMLNAAHIFPHNTPITKEAYYYRMIFDRLFPQNSASLTVPGGASVACSTATAVAWDESWSKNLDPSGRAAIGVHNSPYEKRATTVVTNGKLTTKVTEPVARVMETTPGLTIRG encoded by the exons ATGTGTGGAATACTAGCAGTTTTGGGTTGTTCCGATGACTGTCAAGCCAAGAGGGTTCGGGTCCTCGAGCTTTCACGCAG ATTGAAGCACAGGGGACCTGATTGGAGTGGACTTTATCAGCATGGGGATTGCTATTTGTCCCACCAAAGGCTAGCGATTGTGGATCCGGCTTCTGGCGACCAACCACTATTCAACGAAGATGGCAAGATTGTAGTCACG GTAAATGGAGAAATCTACAACCACGAGGAATTGCGCAAGAACTTGCCTAATCACAAGTTCCGAACTGGAAGTGACTGCGATGTTATTGCGCATCTG TATGAAGAGCATGGAGAAAATTTCTTGGATATGCTGGATGGAATGTTCTCATTTGTGTTGCTAGATACTCGTGACAACAGCTTTCTTGCTGCCCGTGATGCTATTGGGATCACTTCCTTGTATATCGGCTGGGGACTTGATG GTTCGGTTTGGATATCATCGGAGCTGAAAGGGTTGAACGATGAATGTGAGCATTTTGAAGTTTTCCCTCCAGGGCACTTGTACTCGAGCAAGATGGGCGGTCTTCGAAGATGGTATAATCCTCCATGGTTCTCGGAGGCCATTCCATCGACTCCATATGAACCTTTTGACCTGAGGCGTGCTTTTGAAAAA GCTGTTATTAAAAGGCTAATGACTGATGTTCCATTTGGAGTTCTTTTATCGGGAGGACTTGATTCATCATTAGTTGCTGCTGTTACTGCTCGTCACTTGGAGGGCACGAAAGCTGCGAAACATTGGGGAGTACAGCTTCATTCTTTCTGTGTTGGCCTTGAG GGGTCACCTGATCTGAAAGCTGCAAGAGAAGTTGCTGATTATTTGGGTACTGTTCACCATGAATTTCATTTCACCGTTCAG GATGGTATCGACGCAATCGAGGATGTCATTTATCATATAGAGACATATGATGTAACTACAATTCGAGCAAGCACTCCCATGTTCCTTATGTCACGTAAGATCAAATCACTTGGAGTAAAAATGGTCTTATCAGGTGAAGGCTCGGATGAGATTTTTGGTGGTTATTTATACTTCCATAAGGCACCTAACGAGGATGAATTCCATCGTGAAACTTGCCGTAAG ATTAAGGCCCTTCACCAATATGATTGTTTGCGAGCAAATAAGGCAACTTCTGCTTGGGGATTAGAGGCGCGAGTTCCGTTTTTAGACAAGGAATTTGTGAATGTCGCAATGAGCATCGACCCTGAGTGGAAAATG ATCAAACCAGAGCAAAAACGTATTGAGAAGTGGATTTTAAGGCAAGCCTTCGATGATGAAGAGCGGCCATATCTTCCAAAG CATATTCTGTACAGGCAGAAGGAACAATTTAGTGATGGTGTGGGTTATAGTTGGATTGATGGACTCAAAGCTCATGCTGAACACCAT GTCAATGATAAGATGATGCTCAATGCTGCGCATATATTTCCCCATAATACTCCAATCACGAAGGAGGCCTATTATTACAGAATGATATTCGACAGACTCTTCCCACAG AACTCAGCCAGCCTCACTGTCCCAGGTGGTGCAAGTGTGGCGTGCAGCACTGCTACGGCTGTGGCATGGGATGAATCTTGGTCGAAAAACCTTGACCCATCAGGCAGGGCTGCCATTGGTGTGCATAATTCGCCCTATGAGAAACGTGCAACCACTGTTGTCACTAATGGAAAGTTGACGACTAAAGTCACCGAGCCTGTGGCACGAGTGATGGAGACTACACCAGGGCTAACCATTCGGGGCTAG
- the LOC140835710 gene encoding asparagine synthetase [glutamine-hydrolyzing]-like isoform X2, whose translation MLDGMFSFVLLDTRDNSFLAARDAIGITSLYIGWGLDGSVWISSELKGLNDECEHFEVFPPGHLYSSKMGGLRRWYNPPWFSEAIPSTPYEPFDLRRAFEKAVIKRLMTDVPFGVLLSGGLDSSLVAAVTARHLEGTKAAKHWGVQLHSFCVGLEGSPDLKAAREVADYLGTVHHEFHFTVQDGIDAIEDVIYHIETYDVTTIRASTPMFLMSRKIKSLGVKMVLSGEGSDEIFGGYLYFHKAPNEDEFHRETCRKIKALHQYDCLRANKATSAWGLEARVPFLDKEFVNVAMSIDPEWKMIKPEQKRIEKWILRQAFDDEERPYLPKHILYRQKEQFSDGVGYSWIDGLKAHAEHHVNDKMMLNAAHIFPHNTPITKEAYYYRMIFDRLFPQNSASLTVPGGASVACSTATAVAWDESWSKNLDPSGRAAIGVHNSPYEKRATTVVTNGKLTTKVTEPVARVMETTPGLTIRG comes from the exons ATGCTGGATGGAATGTTCTCATTTGTGTTGCTAGATACTCGTGACAACAGCTTTCTTGCTGCCCGTGATGCTATTGGGATCACTTCCTTGTATATCGGCTGGGGACTTGATG GTTCGGTTTGGATATCATCGGAGCTGAAAGGGTTGAACGATGAATGTGAGCATTTTGAAGTTTTCCCTCCAGGGCACTTGTACTCGAGCAAGATGGGCGGTCTTCGAAGATGGTATAATCCTCCATGGTTCTCGGAGGCCATTCCATCGACTCCATATGAACCTTTTGACCTGAGGCGTGCTTTTGAAAAA GCTGTTATTAAAAGGCTAATGACTGATGTTCCATTTGGAGTTCTTTTATCGGGAGGACTTGATTCATCATTAGTTGCTGCTGTTACTGCTCGTCACTTGGAGGGCACGAAAGCTGCGAAACATTGGGGAGTACAGCTTCATTCTTTCTGTGTTGGCCTTGAG GGGTCACCTGATCTGAAAGCTGCAAGAGAAGTTGCTGATTATTTGGGTACTGTTCACCATGAATTTCATTTCACCGTTCAG GATGGTATCGACGCAATCGAGGATGTCATTTATCATATAGAGACATATGATGTAACTACAATTCGAGCAAGCACTCCCATGTTCCTTATGTCACGTAAGATCAAATCACTTGGAGTAAAAATGGTCTTATCAGGTGAAGGCTCGGATGAGATTTTTGGTGGTTATTTATACTTCCATAAGGCACCTAACGAGGATGAATTCCATCGTGAAACTTGCCGTAAG ATTAAGGCCCTTCACCAATATGATTGTTTGCGAGCAAATAAGGCAACTTCTGCTTGGGGATTAGAGGCGCGAGTTCCGTTTTTAGACAAGGAATTTGTGAATGTCGCAATGAGCATCGACCCTGAGTGGAAAATG ATCAAACCAGAGCAAAAACGTATTGAGAAGTGGATTTTAAGGCAAGCCTTCGATGATGAAGAGCGGCCATATCTTCCAAAG CATATTCTGTACAGGCAGAAGGAACAATTTAGTGATGGTGTGGGTTATAGTTGGATTGATGGACTCAAAGCTCATGCTGAACACCAT GTCAATGATAAGATGATGCTCAATGCTGCGCATATATTTCCCCATAATACTCCAATCACGAAGGAGGCCTATTATTACAGAATGATATTCGACAGACTCTTCCCACAG AACTCAGCCAGCCTCACTGTCCCAGGTGGTGCAAGTGTGGCGTGCAGCACTGCTACGGCTGTGGCATGGGATGAATCTTGGTCGAAAAACCTTGACCCATCAGGCAGGGCTGCCATTGGTGTGCATAATTCGCCCTATGAGAAACGTGCAACCACTGTTGTCACTAATGGAAAGTTGACGACTAAAGTCACCGAGCCTGTGGCACGAGTGATGGAGACTACACCAGGGCTAACCATTCGGGGCTAG
- the LOC140835716 gene encoding acyl-coenzyme A thioesterase 2, chloroplastic: MENNPASPTPIPIFSNFTSPFDYSPKKSESNSSRKPLSLWPGMYHSPVTSTLWETRSKIFERLLDPPLDAPPQSDLLTKKPSQSRMTILYNFSSDYTLREQYRDPWNEVRIGKLLEDLDALAGTISVKHCSDDDSTTRPLYLVTASVDKMVLKKPIFVDVDLNISGAVIWVGRSSIEIQLDVTQPATAEDTDSVALTANFIFVARDYKTGKAAPVNRLAPETELEKLLYEAAEVRSKLRKKKLNGDKKVIENGEVNKFKELLAEGRIFCDMPALADRDCILLRDTRLENSLICQPQQRNIHGRIFGGFLMLRAFELAFSTSYVFAGVMPSFMEVDHVDFLKPVDVGDFLRFKSCVLYTEFQDSDQPLIHVEVVAHVTRPELRTSEVSNRFYFTFTVRSEAKAMMNNGHRIRKVVPATEEEAHRIAERMDADVL, encoded by the exons ATGGAGAACAATCCCGCTTCCCCAACTCCCATCCCAATCTTTTCCAACTTTACCTCACCATTTGACTACTCTCCCAAGAAAAGTGAATCCAATTCTTCAAGGAAGCCCCTTAGTTTGTGGCCTGGAATGTACCACTCACCTGTTACAAGCACCCTTTGGGAGACAAGGTCTAAGATCTTTGAAAGGCTTCTTGATCCTCCGCTTGATGCACCCCCACAGAGCGATTTGCTCACGAAAAAGCCATCACAGAGCAGAATGACTATTCTGTACAATTTCTCTAGTGATTATACGCTGAGAGAACAATACAGGGATCCTTGGAACGAGGTCAGAATTGGAAAGTTGCTCGAAGATCTTGATGCTCTTGCAGGAACCATATCTGTCAAG CACTGTTCAGATGATGATAGCACCACTAGACCGCTCTATCTGGTGACTGCTTCTGTCGACAAAATGGTGCTAAAGAAGCCAATTTTTGTTGATGTTGATCTGAATATATCCGGTGCTGTAATTTGGGTTGGCCGGTCTTCAATTGAGATTCAGCTCGATGTGACTCAGCCCGCTACTG CTGAAGACACCGATTCAGTTGCCCTGACCGCGAACTTCATTTTCGTGGCTCGTGATTACAAAACGGGCAAAGCTGCTCCTGTGAATCGACTAGCACCAGAAACAGAGTTAGAGAAGTTGCTCTATGAGGCCGCAGAAGTAAGAAGCAAACTgagaaaaaaaaagttaaatGGTGATAAAAAAGTTATTGAAAATGGTGAGgtgaataaattcaaagaattACTAGCTGAGGGACGCATCTTTTGTGACATGCCAGCCTTGGCAGATAGAGACTGCATTCTTCTTAGAGATACTCGCCTCGAGAACTCTTTAATTTGTCAGCCACAGCAAAGAAACATACATGGTCGTATATTTGGAGGGTTTCTGATGCTCCGAGCATTCGAATTAGCTTTTTCAACATCCTATGTGTTTGCTGGAGTGATGCCTTCCTTTATGGAAGTTGATCATGTTGATTTTTTGAAACCG GTAGATGTCGGGGACTTCTTACGTTTTAAATCATGTGTATTGTACACAGAATTCCAGGATTCGGATCAGCCCCTAATCCACGTAGAAGTTGTCGCTCATGTTACGAGGCCTGAATTAAGGACTAGTGAG GTGTCGAATAGGTTTTACTTCACATTCACCGTTCGTTCAGAGGCAAAGGCGATGATGAACAACGGTCATAGGATTCGAAAGGTAGTTCCAGCGACGGAGGAGGAGGCACACAGAATCGCTGAGCGTATGGACGCCGATGTGTTGTAG
- the LOC140835723 gene encoding uncharacterized protein isoform X2, with protein sequence MDFPLAFFLIGLDALDGESNAQAQPHYLKTCSMPNLELGSVVYLLGYTEKQELAVGEGKVVIATDNLIKLSTDGVTWSAGSAGFDVHGNLAFMVCDPMKLATSPNTKSSSTSTSSTSSWKKDVPMQFGIPIPIICDWLNQHWEGNLDELNKPKLPLIRLMSTGQKSEHSCASLTMRRVFKATEGENMGTPTSSNLISKPVEQPGSSSAAGPGTLTLDPQAATHVQGIPTPDISEFPLLTSFPVKNKDVTQIQLLGINFPPRTAKASLSPQPSRKVLTNCDQNYAKNLSQLPAEGQQLHDVGPPCPMVDAESTGSVNGAAHSDIQSSSSPIEIAEAPHEYSSEGETTMYSAETAESRNYTSPRKGMFYQVGRSQSCVNYNRWGPMPKNLVARGATLEKHRSFMQGRKVYSQGTTSHRSNDYFSPTVSSIMKKRNNLEQQNRPRQSTVISSPRWFF encoded by the exons ATGGACTTTCCGCTAGCCTTTTTCCTCATAG GGCTTGATGCCCTAGATGGAGAGTCGAATGCACAAGCACAGCCTCACTACTTGAAAACTTGTTCAATGCCAAATTTGGAACTTGGAAGTGTGGTTTATCTTTTAGGATATACGGAGAAACAGGAGTTGGCTGTGGGTGAAGGAAAGGTAGTTATAGCTACAGACAATCTGATAAAGCTGTCAACCGATGGAGTGACTTGGAGCGCGGGCTCTGCTGGTTTTGATGTTCATGGCAACCTGGCTTTCATGGTTTGTGATCCTATGAAGCTTGCGACATCACCGAACACTAAATCCTCTTCTACGTCAACGTCTTCAACTTCATCATGGAAGAAAGACGTGCCCATGCAATTTGGTATCCCTATCCCGATCATCTGTGATTGGTTAAACCAGCACTGGGAAGGCAACCTTGATGAACTTAACAAACCAAAGTTACCTTTGATACGGTTGATGTCTACTGGTCAGAAAAGTGAGCATTCTTGTGCATCACTCACAATGCGACGAGTTTTTAAGGCAACCGAAGGTGAAAACATGGGGACTCCAACATCCTCAAACTTGATATCTAAACCTGTTGAGCAACCTGGATCAAGTTCTGCTGCTGGGCCTGGGACTTTGACTCTTGACCCACAAGCTGCAACTCATGTCCAGGGGATTCCAACTCCGGATATTTCCGAGTTCCCATTGCTAACTTCGTTCCCAGTAAAGAACAAGGATGTCACTCAGATTCAGCTTTTGGGCATCAATTTTCCACCTAGAACTGCTAAAGCTTCACTGTCAcctcaaccatcaagaaaaGTACTGACCAACTGTGATCAAAATTATGCCAAAAACTTATCTCAGCTACCAGCCGAAGGACAACAGCTTCATGACGTAGGACCACCCTGCCCCATGGTAGACGCGGAATCAACAGGGTCTGTCAACGGGGCTGCTCATAGTGACATTCAGTCAAGTTCTTCACCCATTGAGATAGCAGAAGCACCACATGAATACAGCAGCGAAGGAGAAACAACCATGTACTCTGCCGAAACGGCTGAAAGCCGTAACTATACCAGTCCTAGAAAGGGAATGTTTTATCAAGTAGGGAGGAGCCAAAGTTGTGTCAACTACAACCGATGGGGGCCAATGCCGAAAAATTTAGTTGCCCGTGGGGCAACGCTGGAAAAGCACAGGAGCTTTATGCAAGGAAGGAAGGTTTACTCTCAAGGGACAACTTCTCATAGGAGCAATGACTACTTTAGCCCAACGGTTTCTTCAATTATGAAGAAGCGGAACAATTTGGAGCAACAAAACAGGCCAAGGCAAAGTACAGTCATTTCATCTCCACGGTGGTTTTTCTAA
- the LOC140835723 gene encoding uncharacterized protein isoform X1 — MRVLGESWCFCSGGGRSERMKAAIFSGKAMAMARIHGGGTGFLIHRNLLLTTHANIPSVVSAETADIRLQNGLSASLFPHRFFITSSVLDLTIVGLDALDGESNAQAQPHYLKTCSMPNLELGSVVYLLGYTEKQELAVGEGKVVIATDNLIKLSTDGVTWSAGSAGFDVHGNLAFMVCDPMKLATSPNTKSSSTSTSSTSSWKKDVPMQFGIPIPIICDWLNQHWEGNLDELNKPKLPLIRLMSTGQKSEHSCASLTMRRVFKATEGENMGTPTSSNLISKPVEQPGSSSAAGPGTLTLDPQAATHVQGIPTPDISEFPLLTSFPVKNKDVTQIQLLGINFPPRTAKASLSPQPSRKVLTNCDQNYAKNLSQLPAEGQQLHDVGPPCPMVDAESTGSVNGAAHSDIQSSSSPIEIAEAPHEYSSEGETTMYSAETAESRNYTSPRKGMFYQVGRSQSCVNYNRWGPMPKNLVARGATLEKHRSFMQGRKVYSQGTTSHRSNDYFSPTVSSIMKKRNNLEQQNRPRQSTVISSPRWFF; from the exons ATGAGGGTTTTGGGGGAATCCTGGTGTTTCTGCAGCGGAGGTGGCAGGTCGGAGAGAATGAAGGCTGCTATTTTCTCCGGCAAGGCAATGGCTATGGCTAGAATCCACGGAGGAGGCACCGGATTCTTGATCCACCGGAATCTTCTGCTCACCACCCACGCTAATATCCCCTCCGTCGTTTCTGCGGAGACGGCCGACATTAGGCTCCAGAATGGACTTTCCGCTAGCCTTTTTCCTCATAG ATTCTTTATTACGAGCTCTGTTCTTGATCTGACCATTGTAGGGCTTGATGCCCTAGATGGAGAGTCGAATGCACAAGCACAGCCTCACTACTTGAAAACTTGTTCAATGCCAAATTTGGAACTTGGAAGTGTGGTTTATCTTTTAGGATATACGGAGAAACAGGAGTTGGCTGTGGGTGAAGGAAAGGTAGTTATAGCTACAGACAATCTGATAAAGCTGTCAACCGATGGAGTGACTTGGAGCGCGGGCTCTGCTGGTTTTGATGTTCATGGCAACCTGGCTTTCATGGTTTGTGATCCTATGAAGCTTGCGACATCACCGAACACTAAATCCTCTTCTACGTCAACGTCTTCAACTTCATCATGGAAGAAAGACGTGCCCATGCAATTTGGTATCCCTATCCCGATCATCTGTGATTGGTTAAACCAGCACTGGGAAGGCAACCTTGATGAACTTAACAAACCAAAGTTACCTTTGATACGGTTGATGTCTACTGGTCAGAAAAGTGAGCATTCTTGTGCATCACTCACAATGCGACGAGTTTTTAAGGCAACCGAAGGTGAAAACATGGGGACTCCAACATCCTCAAACTTGATATCTAAACCTGTTGAGCAACCTGGATCAAGTTCTGCTGCTGGGCCTGGGACTTTGACTCTTGACCCACAAGCTGCAACTCATGTCCAGGGGATTCCAACTCCGGATATTTCCGAGTTCCCATTGCTAACTTCGTTCCCAGTAAAGAACAAGGATGTCACTCAGATTCAGCTTTTGGGCATCAATTTTCCACCTAGAACTGCTAAAGCTTCACTGTCAcctcaaccatcaagaaaaGTACTGACCAACTGTGATCAAAATTATGCCAAAAACTTATCTCAGCTACCAGCCGAAGGACAACAGCTTCATGACGTAGGACCACCCTGCCCCATGGTAGACGCGGAATCAACAGGGTCTGTCAACGGGGCTGCTCATAGTGACATTCAGTCAAGTTCTTCACCCATTGAGATAGCAGAAGCACCACATGAATACAGCAGCGAAGGAGAAACAACCATGTACTCTGCCGAAACGGCTGAAAGCCGTAACTATACCAGTCCTAGAAAGGGAATGTTTTATCAAGTAGGGAGGAGCCAAAGTTGTGTCAACTACAACCGATGGGGGCCAATGCCGAAAAATTTAGTTGCCCGTGGGGCAACGCTGGAAAAGCACAGGAGCTTTATGCAAGGAAGGAAGGTTTACTCTCAAGGGACAACTTCTCATAGGAGCAATGACTACTTTAGCCCAACGGTTTCTTCAATTATGAAGAAGCGGAACAATTTGGAGCAACAAAACAGGCCAAGGCAAAGTACAGTCATTTCATCTCCACGGTGGTTTTTCTAA